From Segatella copri, the proteins below share one genomic window:
- a CDS encoding site-specific integrase yields MDRCIKYFEDHCYTENRISVYKCLWRKGIVHYMSAHDIENYSPSIGEEFLSTCHHYGEIRHQEREMIRSIQVLDDMLSLGLIRKRCFTPVFHTLDGKIGMEMEKLIIHLTSLRRSLVTINDYRLYLSEFLTHLNLSGVNSVSEIADKHILSFVSSHPTNKVNIVSALRVLFRFWKAEHIVDGRFDGLFDTYKLRKKERIPSFYTAAEVNIVENSVNRSSGVGKRNYAMLLLASRLGLRASDIANLQFSNIDWDNNVLTLVMHKTGKVIELPLLADVGNAIIDYLQHGRPQTVSQNVFLSCKAPYVPATKSMVCSAINNIICKSGIDVSAKHHGPHSLRHSLASVMLEKGTTLPVISESLGHRSTETTLTYLKIDIKSLIECAIPVPPVPDAFYKQRGGAFYG; encoded by the coding sequence ATGGATCGATGCATCAAGTACTTTGAAGACCATTGTTACACAGAGAATAGAATATCTGTGTATAAATGTCTATGGCGTAAAGGCATCGTCCACTACATGTCGGCTCACGACATTGAGAATTATTCCCCTTCTATTGGTGAAGAGTTCCTGTCAACCTGTCATCATTATGGTGAGATTCGTCACCAGGAGCGTGAAATGATTCGCAGTATTCAAGTCCTTGACGATATGCTTTCGTTAGGGCTTATACGTAAGCGTTGTTTCACTCCTGTTTTCCATACCCTCGATGGGAAGATTGGCATGGAGATGGAAAAACTCATCATCCATCTTACTTCTCTTCGTAGAAGTCTGGTGACTATAAATGACTATCGTTTGTATCTAAGCGAGTTCTTAACTCATCTCAATCTCAGTGGTGTCAACAGTGTGTCCGAGATTGCGGATAAACACATCTTGTCGTTTGTCTCGTCCCATCCGACCAACAAGGTAAACATAGTTTCTGCCCTGCGTGTCCTCTTTCGTTTCTGGAAAGCGGAGCATATTGTAGATGGAAGGTTTGATGGTCTGTTTGACACATATAAGCTGCGCAAGAAAGAGCGTATTCCTTCGTTTTACACAGCAGCAGAGGTAAATATAGTAGAGAACTCCGTGAATAGAAGCAGCGGCGTTGGCAAGAGAAACTATGCAATGTTATTACTTGCATCACGTTTGGGGTTGCGAGCTTCGGACATAGCCAACCTACAGTTCTCTAATATAGACTGGGACAACAATGTACTAACCCTTGTGATGCATAAGACCGGAAAGGTCATAGAGTTGCCATTGCTTGCGGATGTTGGTAATGCCATCATAGATTACTTGCAGCATGGAAGACCTCAGACAGTTTCACAGAATGTATTTCTTTCTTGCAAGGCACCTTATGTGCCAGCAACCAAAAGTATGGTATGCTCTGCAATAAACAACATCATCTGTAAATCCGGAATAGATGTATCGGCCAAGCATCATGGTCCACATTCTCTACGTCATTCTCTTGCAAGCGTCATGCTTGAGAAAGGCACGACGTTACCTGTCATATCCGAATCGCTAGGGCATCGCAGTACGGAAACAACTCTCACTTATCTTAAGATTGACATAAAGTCTTTGATAGAGTGTGCCATTCCTGTACCGCCAGTTCCAGATGCCTTTTACAAACAGAGAGGAGGTGCGTTCTATGGCTGA
- a CDS encoding glycoside hydrolase family 25 protein, with protein sequence MKKGLKYTLVSLGSLVVLAGMGLGIMYVVSPYKVKRWLGIASSYSDVFVDRLKGQPYTHGGYDGIDVSKHNGVIKWKEIAKNKRIKFVYIRATHGKGYVDRHYRRNIRLARKYGLKVESYHLMSAGSSVTAQFLDFQKMVKKSEQDLIPVLDVEEKGIQGRWKGRQLQDSIQVFADLVKKHYGKYPIIYSNESFYNKEMGAKFNRYYLFIANYNSRQPSIDGRGKCNIWQYSETGHLHGIGERVDLSRFMNGTTIKDLML encoded by the coding sequence ATGAAGAAAGGATTAAAATATACTTTGGTTTCCTTAGGCAGCCTGGTTGTTTTGGCTGGTATGGGGCTGGGAATCATGTATGTGGTGTCGCCATATAAGGTGAAGCGATGGTTAGGCATCGCTTCATCTTATTCTGATGTGTTCGTTGATAGATTGAAAGGGCAACCTTATACGCATGGCGGATATGACGGCATTGATGTATCGAAACACAATGGAGTTATCAAGTGGAAGGAAATAGCGAAGAACAAGCGAATCAAGTTCGTTTATATCAGAGCTACACATGGTAAGGGATATGTGGATCGACATTATCGCCGAAATATCAGACTGGCTCGTAAATATGGGTTGAAGGTGGAATCTTATCATCTGATGTCTGCCGGCTCTTCAGTAACTGCTCAGTTCCTGGATTTCCAAAAGATGGTGAAGAAGAGTGAACAGGACTTGATTCCTGTATTGGATGTGGAGGAGAAAGGCATCCAGGGAAGATGGAAGGGACGACAGCTGCAGGATAGCATACAGGTGTTTGCTGACTTGGTGAAGAAACACTATGGCAAGTATCCTATCATCTATAGCAACGAGAGCTTCTATAATAAGGAGATGGGGGCGAAGTTCAATCGTTATTATCTCTTCATCGCCAATTATAACTCCCGACAACCCTCTATCGACGGCAGAGGAAAGTGCAATATCTGGCAGTATTCAGAAACCGGACATTTGCATGGTATTGGAGAAAGGGTAGATTTAAGCAGATTCATGAATGGTACAACCATCAAGGATTTGATGTTGTAG
- a CDS encoding murein L,D-transpeptidase catalytic domain family protein — translation MKKLLIILGILVLLVIGVLFVPPIYNRFTKPFFKNTVDAKEWYHQVDCENLTQVRDYCDRRGYSKDYYILVDFSKPSGKKRFFIYDLQRGKRVMSSYCMHGSGKGNTAAQPKFSNNPGSGCTSLGRYVMIRKGGMKFKNCVRLRGLDKSNYLAEARGILIHSAGKVTRFSGGKEYIPLGTESRGCFTVSRSCVEKVMQIYKESSKRRPILIYAKYK, via the coding sequence ATGAAGAAGTTATTGATTATATTGGGAATACTGGTTCTGCTTGTCATCGGTGTTCTTTTCGTTCCACCTATTTATAATAGGTTCACAAAACCGTTTTTTAAGAATACGGTGGATGCTAAAGAGTGGTATCATCAGGTGGATTGTGAGAATCTGACGCAAGTAAGAGATTATTGCGACAGACGAGGATACAGTAAGGATTACTATATCCTCGTGGATTTCTCCAAACCATCTGGCAAGAAGAGGTTCTTTATCTATGACTTGCAGCGTGGCAAAAGAGTAATGAGCAGCTATTGCATGCATGGAAGTGGTAAGGGAAATACAGCAGCCCAACCAAAGTTCAGTAATAACCCTGGAAGTGGATGCACGAGTCTTGGAAGATATGTCATGATAAGAAAAGGTGGAATGAAGTTCAAAAACTGCGTTCGCCTTCGAGGGCTCGACAAGAGCAATTATCTGGCAGAAGCCCGTGGTATCCTGATTCATTCTGCTGGCAAGGTGACAAGGTTCTCCGGTGGAAAGGAGTATATTCCGCTAGGAACAGAGAGCCGTGGCTGCTTTACTGTATCAAGGAGCTGCGTGGAGAAAGTGATGCAGATATACAAGGAATCTTCCAAGAGAAGACCTATATTGATTTATGCAAAATACAAATAA
- a CDS encoding type II toxin-antitoxin system RelE/ParE family toxin: MVKIRVLPPTQEDIRYCIEYARDEFGRKCVLRWKKELEAIYTRLIMFPLSYSPEPILKDFHRDYRSALLMDNFKLIYRYDKDRDEIVIADIWYTKRSQQALLRQFKRKL; the protein is encoded by the coding sequence ATGGTAAAGATACGAGTATTACCACCAACCCAAGAAGACATACGCTATTGTATCGAATATGCTAGGGATGAGTTTGGAAGGAAATGCGTTTTGAGATGGAAAAAGGAACTTGAGGCCATATACACTCGTCTCATTATGTTCCCTTTGTCATATTCTCCAGAGCCTATTCTGAAAGATTTTCATCGAGATTATCGTAGCGCACTGCTTATGGACAACTTCAAGCTCATTTATCGCTACGACAAAGATCGTGACGAAATCGTTATTGCTGACATTTGGTACACCAAACGTTCTCAACAAGCATTATTGAGACAATTCAAAAGGAAACTATAA
- a CDS encoding DUF1810 domain-containing protein, with translation MASDSTSSDIIGYLKAQQPHYDLLRFLDAQEFAYTQALSELKGGRKQSHWIWYIFPQQKGLGHSYNSKYYGLDGEGEARAYVEHEILGDRLRQCCKVLLLHKGKDIKYIMGSGIDVLKLKTSMCLFNKVSPNDVFEEVLDAFF, from the coding sequence TTGGCGTCCGATTCTACATCTTCGGACATTATCGGATATCTAAAGGCTCAGCAGCCACACTATGATCTCTTGCGTTTTCTGGATGCACAGGAGTTTGCCTATACCCAGGCTTTAAGTGAACTGAAAGGAGGTAGAAAACAAAGCCATTGGATATGGTATATCTTCCCACAGCAGAAGGGGCTCGGACATAGTTACAATTCAAAATACTATGGCTTGGATGGCGAGGGTGAAGCCAGAGCCTATGTTGAACATGAGATTCTGGGTGACAGACTCCGTCAATGCTGCAAGGTGCTCTTGCTCCACAAGGGTAAGGACATCAAATATATCATGGGAAGCGGAATAGACGTGCTGAAGCTCAAAACTTCTATGTGTCTCTTCAATAAAGTGAGTCCTAATGATGTGTTTGAGGAAGTATTGGATGCTTTCTTTTAA